Within Cydia fagiglandana chromosome 1, ilCydFagi1.1, whole genome shotgun sequence, the genomic segment TGCTGGTGTTGGTGCGGAATTTGAGGTGAATGTCGGGGTCCACCAGGGCTCTACTCTTAGCCCACTACTGTTCAACCTGGTAATGAACTATGTCACTGAAAACCTTCAAAAACCAGCCCCTTGGTCTCTTCTATACGCTGATGACATAGTTTTAATAGCGGAAACAGTTCAAGAGATCCAAACTGATTTAACTGCATGGTGCATAGCTTTGGAGCGCAGAGGGCTACGAGTGAGTCGAACTAAAACTGAATACATGTACTGTAACTTCTCGGGAAAATCAGCATCAACTAACGTGATGCACCAACCATATCTGGACAACACCCCCTTAAAACAAGTGGACCACTTTAAATATCTAGGATCTGTTGTAACATCTACAGGATCTATTGACAAAGATATAGAAAACCGCAAAACAGCTGCGTGGTTAAAGTGGAGATCTTTAACAGGGGTTCTCTGTGACGCGAAGATGCCTATAGAAATCAAAGGAAACATATATAAGAGAGCAATCAGACCAGCTTTAATGTATGGATCCGAATGCTGGGCCACGCGAAAATCAGAAGAACAAAAACTCCACGTCACAGAAATGAAGATGCTGCGGTGGTCTGGTGGTGTAACCATGAAAGATAGAGTCAGAAACGAATACATAAGGGGAACATTTAAAGTTGCATGTATTACTGACAAGCTTCAAGAAAATCGCTTACGGTGGTACGGTCACGTCATGAGGCGAAGCAAAGAGCATATGACCAGAGCCGTCATGGAAATAGAACAACCTAAGTACGGCCCAGGACGCCGACCGACTACCTGGATGGGGACCATTTCCAAAGACATGAAGACGACGGATTTAAAACCAGAAATGACACAGAAACGTCCAGAGTGGCGTTTTCGGACTAGGAGGGCCGACCCCAAGAGACATGGGAAATAGGCTcaggagaagaagaagaagaagaagaagagatgacaggtgtcatcctacccttcgagtttgaaaaatataggTAGCGAATAAGGTCTCCGTTTTGACTCGAGAatttgctttcgtatgtccgccTCTacggccccaatttcacatcggtgacaggtgcgacgaattgtaaaatcactgttgctgacgtcacaggcatccatgggctacgattaccacttaccatcgggcgggccgtattcctgtttgccaccatcattgtattatttaaaaaaaactttattatatcggaaaaaaacagatatttctcctgcgaagtttctgacaattgtcaaagatttttgtaggtaattcttgacaggtaatgagttatatatatgtcggaatttcgtgacaattgtagtgtttcttgtgacaattgtcataaacttagcaagaaaaatatctgtttttttccgatatcataaagttttttttaataatacaatgatggtggcaaacaggaatacggcccgcccgatggtaagcggtaaccatagcccatggatgcctgtgacgtcagcaacagtgattttacaattcgtcgcacctgtcacgttggtgaaacaggggcccgGTCATAAATcctaaccgattctcgtgataTTGATCAGATTCTAtgattaaaaagattttttttcgatccaatttaaaaaaaaaattcaaatgtgGAAATTGGCATACAAGTCTTAAGCGCCAATAGTTCATTGTGATAACGATTCAACGAACAAAGTATTTTTCCATTCTACATTTTCTAAGCTTaacgcgaggtctacagctcccAGAGCATAAGTATGGTATAATGGTAGGTACCTGTGtgggtgaaaaaaaaaaaaaacaagtgaaaaaccaataaaaacacattttattttcaaatcCTTGTAGTTACCATTACCATTGTtctaaaattctatgaaatcACTTGGCCGTATTAACAATCCAGTGAGTATAGGCCGAGACCCTGGTACTCAAGCTGGGGTAGCGCCTCTCCCCGCAGCGGTAGCTGTACGCAGCCACGCCCACCAGCACGTTGGTCGCCGCGTGCACGACCGGCCCGCCGTAGTCCGCGCCGCAGAACTCCCCGTTCGCACGTCCCGTGCACAACATACCTTCAGTCACGTTTACCCCTTCGTAGCCCAGTAGGGCTTTGCAGTACGACTGGTTGACGATGTTCTGCTGGACGTAGCGGAGAGTGTTTCGGAGTTCTGCGGACACCTGGAATATTATTGATTACATAGAGCGTATTGATTGAAACTTGGCAGATGGCTGTCCTATGCATGGATTTATAATACTTCAAGCTTGGAAGCGAAACGGCTCAAGAGTTGAAATTTGATGACCAGAAAGTGCAACTGCACCTCAAAATGTCTTTCTTTCTCAGTGGCTGATGATCAAATGTATAACAATTATCAATGAAAATTACAAGTGGGTTTTCAATTAATTTGCCACATCACGATTTAACCTACCGCCAACACTGTACCGTTGTTCCTCACGCAATATTTGACCTCATCAGCTACGATTATAGCGATATCGATAAGAGAAACTTACGCTCTGATTCTGTCCCCATCCTATCACCAACACAGAATCATTGTCAGACACGTTATAGTTGGCCCCAGCTACAGCGACTGGCTGCACAGCTGCTGAGTACGTCAGCGTGGCTACACGTAGCACAGCGATGTCAGCCTGCAGAGTCCGGTAGTTGTAGGTCGGGTGAAGGGTGATCAGGAGTACGGAGGCAACGGAGCCCCCTGCGTTAGGCTGGTCTGAGCCCACGCGGACGCGGTACTGCGATACTGGGTTTGGTCTGAAAAAACGTGGACGTTAGTCGAGCGTTCGCCATGGTACATAGCTAACATTTTATCGGGAGGTGTAGATTGTTGAAAGAGCGACAAAATCTTCTTGTACACGAAGTAAGTACCTAACGAAATGCTATGACCCTACTATCTTCTAAGAGTGCTTTTGTGGCTACTGGCCGCCGCCGCCAAGGAGTTCGGTGTTTGGACGATTGCACCTgagacacagaataagtaatagtattatcatacagaacggacacgcaccgccccgccccgactcggattacctcgccccgcgactgagttctgacggactccagccggcctagccgaggttacaatcgctatcgcttcgacaacgaaaaccattatgtctctctatcacacttccgtattagtgcgacagtgacagttgcgtttcgatcgctacggagcgtaagcgatcggcatcttggctacgcggcctgacatactctctgccggcctagccaaggttacaatcgctatcgcttcgacaacgaaaagtataatgtctctctatcactcatccatattagtgcgacagtggcagttgcgtttcgatcgctacggagcgtaagcgatcggcatcttggctacgcggccagttcggctagcaacgccgcggcgcgatgacgcaacgttccaaatgccgatgtattttgcgatgtatggttgtttttcaaattcacgaaataaagaacatttatttttattatacatatattaaaaagtagcgttttgtaattatttatatttagtccacgctaattgtgtatcgacaattcgacatgacatttttggtaatttattgccgcaccatactttacgtaatattttacggcctttacgggttacgggtgagttcgcatatacgttcaaataatattagctgtgacctgtgaatagaacagtttattatagcaaggatctaggagaaaataccatcttgtaaattatgcttgtttctttaattttaggaaaaaaaatgtttgatatttacgttacgagtacaacgataacgctccgtgaactcaaaaacatgtaaatagtagccctaagcgacttactcacacaatgacgcgtgtacagacgtgccgttcacacatatacacgcaaacgagttttgatgtatggcgtgtccgccctgtgcctGAGATTAACAGCGTTATTGTTACTTACTTCCCCTGGTTATCCAAACAGCTAGCAGCCGACAGCACCGCAGTGGTGGTGAGCACCGACCCGCCGCAGACCTGCCGGAAATATCCCGTCGGGCCGTACAAGATGGCGGCGGTGAACGGGAAACGCTGAATCGCTGCCGAGGAGTTTGAAGATACGCGTGGTTGGATGATGGCACCTAAACGGGATCGTGAAATAACGCAGTAAAACTTAGTACGAGTCCAGTAATATTACTAATATTGACTAAACATTTAAGCATGATTGAATATCCTGAAACTAACGGTTTTATCCGATAATACTTACATCGTAAtcaatgtaaacatattttatttatgatttttcaGTGAGTAACTTTACCTGGCGTGGCAGAGTTTTCCGATAcctattgtaaataataaatacgatACGAACCAGAGCTCAACCCCAGGACAATGGTGGTAAAAATAATATGAGGAAACATCTTGTCCGTCAGTCGGTCCCAAGAAAAAGTGTAACAATGCCTGAACGCCGCTTGTCTTTGACTATTTGTATCATATCATAATATTCAATAACTGGAGTGCTTTATTGAGTGTTCCTCAAATCAAGTTTAATCTAATATCTAATCAGAAATAATACAAGGAACGTTGTTTGGCGGAACGTTGAATGCGTTTATCCAGCCATCAAACATGGAAATTGTGAGAAAGTCACTTTTCGCTACTTACGTACGCAGTTATCCGGGATGTATCAGCGACATACTTACCCAACTGTTTGTGGGTAAGTATGTCGCTGATACATCCCTACCTGCTGTGTTTTAGCGAGAAAGCTAGCTGTTTGTTATATTGTACTGATGGTTCAGTCAAATTTCCGTTTTAAGGCATCTTGTTTGCTTAATTAAACTAAACCGAactctaaatataaataaatgtaggtactaaTAGACTAATagcatataaaaatatttaattttaactcaaTAATTTAAACTTGTGTTGGATCCCCATAGCCCAGTGAACGAATATCCATATCCGTataatcttaaaaatataaGATTAGTTCTAAGTaagttaaataagtatgtatgtaattgTTTTTCTATTCAATAACcataaacagtttaaaaaaaattaatagcaCTCGTTGCTGTTTCGAATAGCAAATGTTACATAGTTGCATGGAGATATTGTAAAGGTTGGCTATATATTAGGTAAATACTAAGGTGCAGGgggacaatttcgactgcgggataaTTTCAACTACTTAATCGAGATATCTTCCATGTTTCACACATAACACATCTTTTTCGTTctagtaaaaaatgaaaaatatggaagatatttcaattagttgaaattaccccgcagtcgaaattggcGCTGCACCTTACACAATTTTAGAAATCTGGCGACAAATTCAAATGGTGTCATGTCATAGTCTTTTAGCATTCCGGTGTTTTCCGTCAAATACTCGAGTGCCCACCGTTGTTATCGCTTTAGAAGCACTTCAGTGTTATTTACAGGTACTTAGTTTATCGACAAATGCctagaattacttacattaCTCACCCGAAATCGTCATTAATTATCAAGAGTCTGGGGGCCTACGGCGAAAACcgatattcgcaaattgcggggatctttctcagAACCAAGGATTTGTActtatacaaaatagttttctggtgaaataatttatttgaattatgtttacatatatattatcaCAGTTAAATATATTCAagaacatacataaaaagtgGCAGAGAAATCTGAGCCGGCTATAATGACATCCAGAAGTAAAAAAAGTAATCTGACAGCAGTTTGTAtaaatagatatttttaaacatactcGTATAGGTATATGATTAAGAATGCATGGAGACACTTAAGAgaccatcaacgtgcacactaccGCCACAGCTAATTAATCGTGattattaaatttaacgacaggtatttaaaaaagggggccgccacgtactgtattatgtatttcagtaccttttgaatacatcaaactagtttttatgttgcttacgttcgtacgtttccgtgaaaaaaagAAATAGAAAATTATTATAAACTGCATCTGTACACGCCCGAGGCTGTCAGTTTACTCTTTCTAACGCCAGATCATAGCGGTGTATAGCGTCTATTTTTTAAGCTGGCAGGGGCGGCTTCTCCTGCTCAGGGTACTTGTTCTTCCTGAAGCTATCGCGGACGCCAGCGGCGGTCTCGGCGGCCCAGCGGCGGTTACGTTTGAAGGCGAAGGCGACCACCAGCGCTACCAGCGTCACGGCCAGCATCACGTATATCCACCAAGTCACGGGGTCATCTGGAACGAGAAACGaatattacaaatacaaattatttattgagaaaagtatatacagtcgacgtcaaaaatatgtttacacttttgcaccctACTCCtctgtaataaggcaaaaagtgtaaacatatctttgacctcGATTGTACATTGGGTTGTAGGTTGCTCTTAAAGACTAGGAATTTGTAGAGACAGGTGGTTGACAAATTACTAAACTAAGATTCCCCGTGTGTCAGGCAGCGAAGgacaatattaattaatttttagggttccgtacccaaagggtaaaacgggaccctattactaagacttcgctgtccgtccgtctgtccgtctgtctgtcactaggctgtatctcacgaaccgtgatatctagacagttgaaattttcacagatgatgtatttctgttgccgctataacaacaaatactaaaaacagaataaaataaagatttaagtggggctcccatacagcaaacgtgatttttgaccaaagttaagcaacgtcgggcgtggtcagtacttggatgggtgaccgttttctttttgcatttttttccgttttttttttgctttatggtacggaacccttcgtgcgcgagtccgactcgcacttgcccggtttttaattatTCGCTTACTTATAAACTTTAAGTAGTACACAATATAAGTCTAATCGCTTAGACTGGTGCACGCGGATCTTACAATGACCCTGACTGAAAGACCTGCGATCTAAGCAATCTATCACGTATTCAGTGACACTGTTTACCTGGTGGAGGCATCTCGTTGGTATGGTCGGTGGACTGTGCCAGCTCCGTGTCCTGGCCTTGGACCTTTGCCACTACGGTCCAGGGATGGTGCTCCAGAATTGTGGGCGATGCCACGCGGATCTTGCAATGACCCTGGCTGAGAGAACTGCTGTCGGTGTAACCGGCTGGTACATTCTCAGAAGTGAATCCTGGAAGTAAGAAGATTATGAGAAAGAGTTTCATGTTGGAGTATTAGCGTTTTAATTGTCGCCTATATCGTATTTGAGTATCAGGGAAAACAGCCTACGAGTGAATTCCATTTCTAGCAGCAGTTCAATGCGGATATCAAGAGGCAAGACACTTCGAACCAATTGGTTAATATGCTCTATCTCCTCGGTTATGGCCGGCGATGGAACGGAAAAGGTGGAACTAAAGTCGTGCAATTCTTGTGACAAATTCAATAGAACACCGGCGATTCCACGGTGGCGTATATAAGACTCATTAAGATATTACTTTTGCTTATCATTAGTCTACCATAACATACCTTGTCCGTCAATGCGGACGAATCTGCAGTAGTCGAGCGCAGGATGTCCATTGACTATTCCCTCTACCACCAACTCGTTGCCGTCCACGAACTGGCTAGCGGATATCGGTTCTGAAATGAGAAATAATCTCAGCACTTGATTGTTTTGATACTACTTGGTACTATACAGTTATTAATAAGTATCTTACAACGTGCCTACCGAACTTTCTAGTGACAGTtgtacgagggttgcactgaaaatgtcgggaatagagaaaactgtcgcatctagacagtcaatctttattttaatgcatactttaactcaaactgaccacgcatataaattttcttttgaaagtaatcattctgtaatgcacacggctcataatcccaaaatcctttttgtatggcgactTTGGG encodes:
- the LOC134668352 gene encoding trypsin CFT-1-like, with translation MFPHIIFTTIVLGLSSGAIIQPRVSSNSSAAIQRFPFTAAILYGPTGYFRQVCGGSVLTTTAVLSAASCLDNQGKPNPVSQYRVRVGSDQPNAGGSVASVLLITLHPTYNYRTLQADIAVLRVATLTYSAAVQPVAVAGANYNVSDNDSVLVIGWGQNQSVSAELRNTLRYVQQNIVNQSYCKALLGYEGVNVTEGMLCTGRANGEFCGADYGGPVVHAATNVLVGVAAYSYRCGERRYPSLSTRVSAYTHWIVNTAK